From Eptesicus fuscus isolate TK198812 chromosome 22, DD_ASM_mEF_20220401, whole genome shotgun sequence, a single genomic window includes:
- the NHLH1 gene encoding helix-loop-helix protein 1 has protein sequence MMLNSDTMELDLPPTHSEPESGFSDYGGGAGPDGAGPRGPGGGQARGLEPGEPGRKDLQHLSREERRRRRRATAKYRTAHATRERIRVEAFNLAFAELRKLLPTLPPDKKLSKIEILRLAICYISYLNHVLDV, from the coding sequence ATGATGCTCAACTCAGACACCATGGAGCTGGACCTGCCTCCCACCCACTCTGAGCCCGAGTCAGGCTTCAGTGACtacgggggcggggcgggccctgacggggctgggcccagggggccaggagggggccaggcccggggcctGGAGCCCGGGGAGCCTGGCAGGAAAGACCTGCAGCACTTGAGCCGGGAGGAACGGCGGCGCAGGCGCAGGGCCACAGCCAAGTACCGCACAGCCCACGCCACGCGGGAGAGGATCCGCGTGGAGGCCTTCAACCTGGCCTTCGCTGAGCTGCGCAAGCTGCTGCCCACGCTGCCCCCGGACAAGAAGCTCTCCAAGATCGAGATCCTGCGTCTGGCCATCTGCTACATTTCCTACCTGAACCACGTGCTGGATGTCTGA